Below is a genomic region from Venturia canescens isolate UGA chromosome 1, ASM1945775v1, whole genome shotgun sequence.
CGATGATTCCTGAGCAAACAGCAGGTAATGGTAATCATTATGATGAACCACTGATTGTTCTTGAGCAGCCGGAAGGTAATATTGCTCATTACGACGAACCGCCGATGGTTCCTGAGCAGCCGGGAAATAATATTCCTTATTATAATGAACCACCGATGGTTCCTGAGCAGCCGGAAGGTAATATTGCTCATTACGACGAACCGCCCGTTTATCTAGAAATTGGTAAAATTCTGGCTGCTCATGGACAGCAAAGAATCCCAGCTCACCCTCCtgagcaagaaaaaaacgttactTTTCCACTGACGCTATGCCGTGGTTGTATGGGGGCTGCACCAGTAATGGTTTTAGTTCCATGTGGACATCTCGCGTTTTGCGATAGGTGTTATCAACGGAATAACGAAgtaagagccaaaaacgaggcccgtttcttcaataatttcatCATCCATGTTGAGGAATATGCACGGCCAACACCAACATGTTCTGTTTGTCGTACTGCATACACGACGgtca
It encodes:
- the LOC122417726 gene encoding uncharacterized protein, giving the protein MIPEQTAGNGNHYDEPLIVLEQPEGNIAHYDEPPMVPEQPGNNIPYYNEPPMVPEQPEGNIAHYDEPPVYLEIGKILAAHGQQRIPAHPPEQEKNVTFPLTLCRGCMGAAPVMVLVPCGHLAFCDRCYQRNNEVRAKNEARFFNNFIIHVEEYARPTPTCSVCRTAYTTVIL